The Leptospira wolbachii serovar Codice str. CDC DNA segment TTATTTGTCAATTCATAAAAATGAATATTTACGCGTAGACTGCTACCTATGTTCCGAGGTATACATTTGCTGACTGTCGTATAACGAACTAGGCTAACCGACGTAGGCTGGCCCTGAGTCCCGGAACGGGACGTTAGGGACTGGTCACGACACTTGCGAATGCAAGGGGAGTGCCAGAAGCCTATGTGTCGCAGACCGAGCGAGGGCGAAGTCCCGAAGCGAAGCGGTTAGATGCTGTTATACGACGTGCTTGGGTTTAACTGGCTTTAAGTTCTTTATATTTTTTTATTGCTCTTAACTCATTTTTCAATTCATACTGTTTTATTTCTAAATCATAATGAGCTTGAATAGAGAGCCAGAACTCAGGAGAATTTCCGAAGAATTTAGAGAATCGTAAAGCCGTATCTGCAGTGATTGCTCTTTTTCCATGAATAATTTCACTAATTCTTTTTTGATCGATAAGGGTACTTTGTGCCAGTTTATACGCGTAGAATTCCATAGGTTTAAGAAAGTCTTCTAAGAGAATTTCCCCAGGATGAATGTTCATAAGTTCTTTATTCATACAGAATCTCCTTAATGATAATCTACAATTTCAACGTTTTCGACAGAGCCATTATTCCAGTTAAAACAGATTCTATATTTCATATTAATACTTATTGAATGTTGCCCAGATCGGTCGTCAGTAAGCTGGTGCAGTCTATTTCCGGGTGGTGTCTTTAAATCGTCTAGCGTTTTTAGCACTATCGATATGGATCATTTTCCTTCTAGCGGTTCTTTGAATATCCTTTGGAAATTTTTTAGATAAAGCACCATTCCAAATTGCTTCAGTTTCTTTATCTCTGAAGGATTTTATCACAAGTCAATGCTGGTGTATTAGGATACTAGTGTCAAGCGCTATTAGTGGTAATTGAGAGATATTTTGATTAAAGGAAATGACCTCAAATGAAGACTTT contains these protein-coding regions:
- a CDS encoding HigA family addiction module antitoxin, giving the protein MNKELMNIHPGEILLEDFLKPMEFYAYKLAQSTLIDQKRISEIIHGKRAITADTALRFSKFFGNSPEFWLSIQAHYDLEIKQYELKNELRAIKKYKELKAS